The Lacerta agilis isolate rLacAgi1 chromosome 14, rLacAgi1.pri, whole genome shotgun sequence sequence attattgtaacaccCTGCAGTTTAAggagagtatatatttaaagtagacgaATAAAGGAGCAAATTAATTGAATCTGGATAcgcagaaggtattaaaaattaatttatggAGGCCCTGAAAGAGGGGGGTGGAGGTCAAGTTTTGAAAGgttaaaatgattgcaaaattaaTGAAGTGTATAAACCTGaaaggtacaggtgaaactcgaaaaattagaatatcgtggaaaggtccatttctttcagtaattcaacttaaaaggtgaagcaaatatatgtgatagactcatgacatgcaaagcaaggtatgtcaagcctttatttgttataattgtggtgattatggcgtacagctgatgagaaccccaaattcacaatctcagctttggggttttcatcagctgtgcgccataatcatcacaattataacaagcaaaggcttgacatatctcgctttgcatgtcatgagtctatctcatatattaaactccagtagctaatgaaaacaattgcttacataaatggacttttccacgatattctaattttataagaaaagaacagaaaggtTTTTTGCCTTTTCCGGGGAAGCAACAGGCAGGCGCCCAACAGGTGTAGCCTCCCCGCAGGACATGGGGattgcaaggagagagagaagcctgccTCTTGGGCAGCTGAGAAATGCTTAGGAGTATCTTTGTTTGGCAAGCGCAAGGTAGCAACAAACTCCCTTGGGGGGCGGGAACAGGATCCGCCTTCGCTTCGCCTCCAGCCAGAGTCATGCCCATCCGTGGCTGGCACCTTTTAAAGGCGGCCGTCCCAGCTTCTCCACGGGGAAAAGAGGGGGAACCTTCTCACGGCTCAGGAGACCTCTGGGGCTGGCCGTTGTCGCAGCATCCTTCCCACAGCAGCATCCTCTcccacctttcacaggtaaaataACTTGGATaaggaagagggggtgggggcaggatcaGGAAACCAGCAGAGACCTCAGATGTGATGGAGAGGAGAGCTCCCGTTGGCGCCTGACTCATGACACCCCCCTCCAGCCCCATCCCATAATTTCAGGGCCCCTCCAGacgtcctttaaaaaaaaaaaaaggcgttAATGATGCTATCGGGGTGGTTACACGTAAATCCCGCTTTGGACACTGTTTCAGAAATGTACAATGTGGACAcaactgcttcatttccaatcggCGCTGGTCTTCCTTGCGGGTATCCTGCAACTTTTCGCACCGCAAATGTTCCgggaatggggggcggggggcggtgtCCCACTTTTGACTTTTGCTGCGCTTCTAGGATAAGAGTGACCCCTCCCGCAAGCCCAATAATAATGATGTGTGTGTGGACCGATCAGAATGAATTCATCTCTAATGCGCTGTTGTTGCACCTATAGCACACATCGCAGAAAATGCCCCACAAAAATCccaccagtttttttttggggggggtggttttcttcaaaagctgccctcttacacaaacacacacacacacacccctccgtcCCTGTTAAAATGGGGATCttgcatcccacccaccccccttcttgTTTGCAAACCCCtcatgggctcccccccccctcttctgcgTCTTGGCGACCCCTAGGTCCCCTACAAAACTTTATATTCTCTCCCGTGCTCATTTCCCTGTCCTGagatttgccccccaccccagtttatcCAGCCCAGAAGGCTCCTCTCTTCTCAGCCACCACACAtcaactccccccctcccttaacaaacaaacaaaaattaggtTTCCCAGGAGAGTTGGGTTACAATAAACCTGGACCAACCAGTTCCAAATTGCCCCTTGAGTCTCCGGATTAAAGATTTAAGCACTGCCTTGTATAATAAGTGAGCAgcgtttttttttggggggggggtatttggcTTAAGACCGGGGAGGGGGGTTTGTGTTGATTTTGACAAATGCAGGTTTTGATAGGGGAGTCCCCACATGAATACTATACCGCAGAAGGTCCCACACTTTTTCGCgcgccccctccccccgcaactCGGTGCCATAAATTCATTTCCAGTGCCCCCTCCCCTGTAAAAACGCACTATTCAGAATATAATTTTGCACGACCCTCTCAAGGAAGGGAAGGACACATCGAACTTCAAAACATATAACAATTAATTGCGCATTTATTCCAAATCCCATTAAAACTATTTGTTTCCATTAATTCCACAAAACGGATGAACTTGGTCCAAtgatcataacaaaataaaataaaaaattccatccagtagcaccttagagaccaactaagtttgttcttggtatgagctttcgtgtgcatgcacacttcttcagctcataacaagaactaacttagttggtctctaaggtgctactggaaggaattattttattttgttttgactatggcagaccaacacggctacctacctgtaattggtccAATGATGCCAGCTTTTGAAAGCCTGATAGTCATTTCCATCTCCTGCGCCCCCCCATACCTCTTAGCGCCCCTCAAGTAATCCCACTGCACCCCCCCCGAGGGTGCTCTATAGGAGAATTGTGGCCACACTGGGTGCTGTGCGCAGCATAtagaactatggttcccaggttTTTTGCTCTATGGATATCCTTTGATATGCTGACCCCATCAATTTATTGCCCCGTGAATTCTggacctctctctgtgtgtgtttttggcagCTGCCGATTTCGTGCCTCCGAACTGCAACTTTGCCTGTTTCGTGCCCATTACACGGGGCAGCCGAGCGAAGCGTCCCTATTTAATGTGCCATTTGGTGAAATATTTATAGTACTTTCAAAGTCCCCCATTCGCGATTTTGCTCACGCGAATGCAAGCACGCCGCCTGATCACAGGGGATTTTATGGGGCTCCCGTGCGAAGCCTGCGCGACCCACTTGCGCCGTGGGAAACGCTGGTTTGGAGAATTCAACCAGGTGGgcgtttggggagggggggggggcagattcccTGCCTCGCCAGTTCCTTCCAGCAGGGGGCGCACCCAGCTCCTGATGCGTCGCTGCAGGCCAAGATGAGACTATAATAGGGAAGCGAGATCTGTCCAGGTGTTAATTCTGTGAGCAGCTCCATCTCATGCTCGGGTTGTAATATGCGTAAATAAATccatatgagctttcgtgtgcagaagtctgcatgcacacgaaagctcataccaagaacaaacttagttggtctctaaggtgctactggaaggaattttgtattttattttgttttgactatggcagaccaacacagctttgttgttgttcagtcgttcagtcgtgtccgactcttgctgaccccatggaccagagcatgccaggcacgcctatccactgcctctcacagtttggccaaactcatgttagcttcgtgaacactgtccaaccatctcatcctctgtcgtccccttctccctgtgccctccatctttcccaacatcagggtcttttccagggagtcttctcttctcatgaggtggccaaaatactggagcctcaacttcaggatctgtccttctagtgagcattcagggctgatttctttgagaatggataggtttgggcttcttgcagtccatgggactctcaagagtctcctccagcaccataattcaaaagcatcaattctttggcgatcagccttcttcatggtccagctctcacttccgtacattactactgggaaaaccatagctacctacctgtaaataaatccatatgcagtggtaccttagttctcaaacttaatccgttccagaagtccgttccaaaaccatagcgttccaaaaccaaggcgcactttcccataaatggatcaatccgttccagacttttaaaaacaacccccaaaacagcaatttaacatgaattttgctctttaacgagactattgatccataaaatgaaagcaataataatgtactgtaaaggtaaaggtacagggacccagttgcgaacgactctggggttgcggagctgaTGTTGGCGAaacagagtagcgcacggaaatgccgtttaccttcccgctggagcgggacctacttatctccttgcactttgacgccgaccttccgattggcaagccctaggctcagtggtttagaccacagcgccacccgtgtccctataatgtactgtactataaaataaattagACAGTCTTGTGGAAGTTATAAAGAGCAGTGGGTCACGGCCGTGTTTTGCGCAAACGCTCTCTTCTCTCCTTCGACTCTTCTAGGAATCCCACCCTGAGAGATGTCTCTGCCTCTGGAAAACCCTCCAGATGGGGGCTGGGGTTGGCTGATCGTCCTTTCCGGATTCCTGGTCAACTCCCTCACTTACGGGGTCTTGAGATCTCTGGGCATCCTCTTTGAAGAACTGGTGGAAGCTTTCGACGCCAGCGCTGCCCAGGTCTCCTGGGTGACATCCATCGCCTTGGCAACAAAGCAGCTGGCTAGTAAGTTTTCCAGGtggggccaccaccaagaaggccacGCCTGTTTACGCCTTTGCTCCGGATCCCAGTTTTGTATCAGTGATGCCACAGCCACGTACagaataatattatatatatttatcaacAACAAACCTTTTAACTGTATTGGAACGCAACTCAAAAACTGTGCTGGATTCACATAGGTGAAATGGTAAATAATTACAGTAAGCCGTACAAAGTCTGTCCAGACAAAGAGGGCTGTTGTTACTCTTCATTTTTGAGTGAATCAGCTGGTCTGCCTCCGGAGCTCAGGCAACACatttatctgagattcctgcattgcaaggggtgggctagatgactcttggggtcccttccaactctaggatgcTATCTGAGCTTATTTCTAATGGAGAAAATCTCCCAATGCTCCTCATTTATTGTTAATCTCACATCACTGTTATGTTTTAATTATATTCTAActtaataaaatgaaattaaagggGGCGGGGGTTGAGAGCAAATCTGGGAAGGGGCTAGCAGGgtgtgatttgcatgcagaatatgcCACTTGTTCAATCTTTGGCTTAATCTTCAGTTtaacataaaaccaaacaaacaaatctctaGAAGACGTCAGGGAACTAATCAGATTGCCAAAAGCCAGTGTTCTCCATCCTTGGCTCCCCAGAAGTTGacggaactacaactcccatcatccatgaaaaTTGGTTAAGCTgactcaggatgatgggagttgtggtcccaaaaaaaaaataatctggaaggcaccatattgCCAAAAGGcaatgttcttcaaccttggctccccaaaagttgtcggactacaactcccatcatctacaAATATTGGTTAAGCTGACTTAGgaagatgggacttgtagtccaaaaaaaaacaaaaaacaaccccaagagGCTGCCCTAACCCTTTGCAACCATCTTCCACCCGTTTTCCACCCAGGTCCCGTTGGTACGGCTGCTAGCATGCGGTTCGGAGCTCGTCCGGTGGTCATGTTAGgaggcctcctctcctctctgggCATCTTCTGGGCTTCCTTCAGCACCAGCTTGCTCCAGTTGTATCTCACCTTGGGGTTTCTGACAGGTGAGTGAGCATGGGGGTCCACCTTCccctcctgctcccctcccccccccggaactgggattcagaagcatcgcgaGATAAGCCCCACGAACTTGTCCGGTCCTCTGCTGATGCCACCCGAGCTGgcggccatcgctgcctcctgtggcagggagttccacagtctaaccACACAGTGCATGAAGGAGGAGGCAGAACATAAGCACCGTGGCCAACAGGCATCGATAGCGCTCTCTCCACGAACTTGTCTAACGTACGTGGACAGTTCCGCTTTTATCTCCAGCCCGCAAAAGCTTGCTCCGGCCTCCCAGAGCCTACCTGCCCAGTTTGCTGGTTCTGTGGGTCCAGTTCTTTAGAACTCCTTTCCGGTTGAGGGCGGACAGGCCTctctccctgttgaacttctggcGCCTACTGGAAACTCTCTTTAAAAATCCCAGCCGgctgaattctgattttatagcGCCTGCTCCTTTGCATCATCACCGAGTCTCCTGTACGCTGCCGGGAGATTACCCCGACTAAACTGCATATGAATgaccaaattaataataatatttacgaTATTATTACGGCCGGAGAGGTGCGAAAGCCCCACGTTCCCCAATACCAGAGCTGCAACTCCCAGAAGGGTTTAACAAtctccagggaactctgggaattgtttttCCGTGTGGGGAAGTAGGAGAGGTCTGGGACGACGgtgagtggtcacagggagaagaccCAGGAGAGGCAAGCAACAGAGGAGGCAACAGgtcttagtgagctgggagagtctgcggcagagagaagtccagaatcggaggcagaggTTGAAGCAGGAGAGAAGTCCGGTTGGGGAAGAGTCACAGATGTTTagggaatgaatgaacaaatctTTATTTGCGCCAGCCATCGCCCATTGCAATAAAACCAACAATACGATATgcaaagaacagaaacaaaaagtcAATTCTATAAAACacgttttagggttttgaatcgaTAGTCAAATAGTGGGACTTCTTCTGATTGCCCCGGCTAAAAACCTTGTAACCTTTGCTGTCATgcgctcatcttgatctgccaagagaaaggctactgtggcagtggctgggtgACCCGGAACGGACAATAAAACAGGGGTGAtcatctcattcctcaagtctttataaagagggcaagccagaagggcatgcggtTGTTTAGGGATgtttagccctgtttagggaagtttttaatgtttgaagttttattctgtttttagttctctgttgggagtcgcccagagtggctggggagacccggccggatgggcggggtacaaataataaaattattattattaaagtagtagtagtagtagtagtagtagtagtagtagtaatgggacgcaagtggcgctgtgggttaaaccactgagcctagggcttgccgatcagaaggtcggcggttcgaatccctgcaacggggtgagctcccattgctcggtccctgctcctgccaagctagcagttcaaaagcacgtcaaagtgcaagtagataaataggtaccgctccggcgggaaggtaaatggcgtttccgtgctctgctctggttcgccagaagcggcttagtcatgctggccacatgacccggaagctgtacgccggctcccttggccagtaaagtgagatgagcgctgcaaccccagagtcggacatgactggacctaatggtcaggggtccctttacctttagtagtagtagtagtaatgtatcCATCTCCTGCTGCGACCCACTCCTCTCTCCCTTGGTCTCCCCAgggaccagaagaggcatgaaaagggtggaggagcgGTTGGCTGCAGGGAGGCACAGTCTCCGATTCCttgggggaaaaccctggagaggaggggacttaggaagctgtggggaggtgggcaccttcagtccccacaactgcccttgagttgctgtgctcattaggcctggcagtCCTGAGCAGATCTTTGAAGAAAGAGGGATTTATTGTTGACAACAACACCCCAGGGGCCTGCTGTTTCCTTCTCCCACCCAAAGCCTCTCTCCCCTCGCAGGTTTCGGCTGGGCGCTGGCCTTCGCCCCCGTCATGGGCACCCTCTCGCGCTACTTCTCGTCTCGGCGCTCCCTGGCGATGGGCCTGGCGCTCATGGGCAACGGCCTCTCCTCCTTCGCCTTCTCCCCGCTGCTGAGGCTCCTGGCTGACTCCCTGGCGTGGCGGGGGGCTCTGCTTGCCACCTCCGCCCTGGGCCTCCACCTCTTGGTCTGCGGGGCCCTCCTGCGCCCGCTGAGCCTGCGAGGCGACCTCCCGCACTCGGGGTCGCGCTTCGACCTGGGCCTGTTCGCCGAGAGGGGCTTCGCGGCCTTCTCCCTCGGCGCCGCCCTGCTGGCCGCCGGCTACTTCACGCCTTACGTCCACCTGGAGCCCTACGGGCGGGCGATGGGCCTTGGACCCTACGAAGCCGCAGCTGTCGTGTCGGCCGCCTCCCTCTCGGACGCTCTGGCCCGGCTGCTGGCCGGCTGCCTGGCTGACCGGCGTCTTCTGTCCCCGGTCCGCCTCCTCGTCCTCTGCAGTGCCCTGACCGCctgcagcctcctcctcttcccgctCGCCTCGTCCTTCGCAGATGCCCTCGGACTGGCCCTGCTCTACGGCACAAGTGCGGGGGGTTTTGCCACGGTGGCCTTTGGGGTCCTGCCCGAGATCGTCGGCGTGTCACGTGTGGTCAACGCCACGGGGCTGTGCATGATGGCCATGAGCGTCGGGGGGCTGCTGGGGCCGCCTCTCTCTGGTAAGGgacatctttattattattattattattattattattattattattattattacaataggAGGTCTCGGggggttcacagaaaagatcacagcatacag is a genomic window containing:
- the SLC16A11 gene encoding monocarboxylate transporter 11, with the protein product MSLPLENPPDGGWGWLIVLSGFLVNSLTYGVLRSLGILFEELVEAFDASAAQVSWVTSIALATKQLASPVGTAASMRFGARPVVMLGGLLSSLGIFWASFSTSLLQLYLTLGFLTGFGWALAFAPVMGTLSRYFSSRRSLAMGLALMGNGLSSFAFSPLLRLLADSLAWRGALLATSALGLHLLVCGALLRPLSLRGDLPHSGSRFDLGLFAERGFAAFSLGAALLAAGYFTPYVHLEPYGRAMGLGPYEAAAVVSAASLSDALARLLAGCLADRRLLSPVRLLVLCSALTACSLLLFPLASSFADALGLALLYGTSAGGFATVAFGVLPEIVGVSRVVNATGLCMMAMSVGGLLGPPLSGFLRDLTGDFTASFLVGGSFVLCASGVFAALPSFCPGCCKDDADPRARGTLDSVPPLLPSPLTSKCSQV